One window from the genome of Nicotiana sylvestris chromosome 9, ASM39365v2, whole genome shotgun sequence encodes:
- the LOC104236576 gene encoding protein kinase STUNTED, producing MKVCTGNCSIVESDSNIINYGDGDKNGGAGEEVAGGGRVVAVVGVKLDSRSKELLTWALVKVAQPGDHVVAVHVLDPNTTEKPEPIALVKTFDSMLTAYEGFCNLKQVHLKLKVCRGSPVRKVLAREAKLESATNLIVGTSGNHHTIRSSVSIAKYCARKVAKSISVIAVDNGKIVYQRAAGASSVGDESSDSDVPESTFKRRKTLRKSPLSLTPKRAAEKDSCPENNAMALVPVRSVEVHQSKSRWALLRRVFLHNIVASEKSPTKRSSMMQWVWKRPSRQSFAAIYPDHKQSVSDKDEPHRTKLDEEKGAIIPFGSNASALSDECFVILPEELEGLTERYSSICRLFSYQELCSATSSFLPENLIGKGGSSKVYKGCLPDGKQLAVKILKPSEVVAKQFRSEIEIITTLHHKHIISLFGFCLEENNLLLVYDLLSRGSLEENLHGSEKDQNSLSWEDRYKVALGVAEALDHLHNAADGPIIHRDVKSSNILLSDDFVPQLSDFGLATLASSCSYHLDSADVAGTFGYLAPEYFMQGKITEKIDVYAFGVVLFELLSGKKPIDNGNGKGQESLVIWAKQALKCGEMRELLDPSLIDAYDHDQFERMVLAASLCIRRAPGFRPQIDIVVKLLQGEAETIKWAREEGKASEEVDAVDGEQPASNIQSFINLALMNLEDESSLSCNSTGPTISVEDYLQGRFSRSSSFD from the exons ATGAAAGTGTGTACTGGTAACTGTAGTATTGTGGAAAGCGACAGTAATATTATTAATTATGGTGATGGTGATAAAAATGGTGGCGCCGGAGAAGAAGTGGCCGGCGGTGGAAGGGTGGTGGCAGTGGTGGGAGTGAAGTTAGATTCCAGGAGTAAAGAGTTGCTGACGTGGGCTTTGGTTAAGGTCGCTCAGCCTGGAGATCACGTTGTTGCTGTTCATGTTCTCGATCCAAATACTACTG AAAAACCAGAGCCTATTGCATTGGTGAAGACATTTGACTCGATGCTGACTGCTTATGAAGGCTTCTGCAATTTAAAGCAG GTGCATTTGAAGCTTAAAGTCTGTCGAGGATCACCAGTTCGTAAAGTTCTTGCTCGTGAAGCAAAGTTGGAGAGTGCTACAAATTTGATTGTTGGGACTTCAGGCAACCATCATACCATCCGGTCATCAGTGTCAATTGCAAAGTACTGTGCTAGGAAAGTGGCAAAGAGCATCTCAGTTATTGCTGTTGACAATGGCAAGATTGTCTATCAAAGGGCCGCAGGTGCTTCATCAGTTGGAGATGAGTCTAGTGACTCAGATGTGCCCGAATCAACATTCAAGAGAAGGAAGACATTGAGAAAAAGTCCTTTGAGCTTAACACCTAAAAGAGCTGCGGAAAAAGACTCGTGTCCTGAGAACAATGCTATGGCTTTGGTGCCTGTTAGGAGTGTTGAAGTCCATCAATCAAAGTCTCGGTGGGCATTGCTTCGACGAGTGTTTCTTCACAACATAGTGGCATCTGAAAAATCTCCTACGAAAAGGTCATCTATGATGCAATGGGTTTGGAAACGACCAAGTCGGCAATCTTTTGCAGCTATCTACCCTGATCATAAACAGAGTGTATCTGACAAGGATGAGCCTCATCGTACAAAGTTGGATGAAGAGAAGGGAGCAATTATTCCTTTTGGAAGTAATGCTAGTGCTCTTTCAGATGAGTGCTTTGTTATCCTTCCTGAGGAACTGGAGGGTCTTACTGAGAGGTACTCGTCTATTTGCAGATTGTTTAGCTACCAGGAGCTTTGTTCAGCAACTTCTAGTTTTCTTCCTG AGAATTTGATTGGAAAGGGAGGCAGCAGTAAGGTTTACAAAGGGTGCCTTCCAGACGGCAAGCAACTTGCTGTAAAAATATTGAAGCCATCAGAAGTTGTGGCAAAGCAATTTCGTTCAGAGATTGAAATAATTACGACTCTGCACCACAAGCACATTATTTCACTGTTTGGATTTTGTTTAGAGGAGAACAACCTTCTGCTGGTTTATGATCTGTTATCCAGAGGAAGCTTAGAAGAGAATCTCCACG GTTCTGAAAAGGATCAAAATTCACTTAGCTGGGAAGATAGGTACAAGGTTGCTTTGGGTGTTGCTGAGGCACTGGACCACCTACACAATGCAGCTGATGGCCCCATAATTCATAGGGATGTGAAATCTTCAAACATTCTCCTGTCTGATGATTTTGTGCCACAG CTTTCAGATTTTGGACTTGCAACATTGGCCTCAAGTTGTTCATATCATTTAGATAGCGCTGATGTTGCTGGAACATTTGG CTACTTGGCTCCAGAGTACTTTATGCAAGGAAAGATAACTGAAAAGATTGATGTCTATGCATTTGGTGTTGTTCTCTTTGAGCTTTTGTCTGGTAAAAAGCCAATTGATAATGGAAACGGGAAAGGTCAGGAAAGCTTAGTCATATGG GCGAAACAAGCTCTGAAGTGTGGGGAAATGAGGGAGTTGCTAGATCCTAGCTTGATAGACGCTTATGACCATGATCAATTTGAGAGAATGGTCCTAGCTGCATCACTTTGCATCAGACGAGCTCctggatttagacctcaaattgacaTC GTGGTGAAACTCCTCCAAGGTGAGGCAGAAACAATTAAGTGGGCGAGGGAAGAAGGCAAAGCTTCAGAGGAAGTAGATGCTGTCGATGGTGAACAACCAGCGTCAAATATACAATCCTTTATTAATCTTGCATTGATGAATCTGGAGGATGAGTCCTCACTTTCCTGTAACAGCACAGGACCAACCATTTCCGTGGAGGATTATTTGCAAGGGAGGTTTAGTCGCTCTTCAAGTTTCGACTAG
- the LOC138878012 gene encoding uncharacterized protein, protein MVLQQQYREKGFKKYSELISLLLVAERNNDLLMRNHENRPTGSTPFPEVDEVYSHYAKRGKGRGLIRGHGRGRGQGRNFPGHWANICRVPRHLVELYQVSLKNKGLEANFVYDNEFDITHLDVADFFEHPDGKIDHLIGDGSVVKND, encoded by the exons atggtTCTGCAACAACAGTACAGAGAGAAAGGTTTCAAGAAGTACTCTGAGCTGATTTCTCTTCTCCTTGTGGCTGAGCGAAACAATGACTTGCTCATGAGAAATCACGAAAATCGACCCACTGGGTCTACACCATTTCCTGAAGTGGATGAGGTGTATTCTCATTATGCTAAgcgtggaaaaggtcgtggccttattcgtggtcatggccgtggccGTGGACAAGGAAGAAATTTTCCTG GACATTGGGCAAATATTTGTCGTGTACCAAGacatttggttgagctttatcaagtaTCTCTAAAGAATAAAGGCCTTGAAGCTAATTTTGTCTATGATAATGAATTTGACATCACCCACTTGGATGTGGCAGACTTCTTTGAGCACCCTGATGGGAAAATAGACCACTTGATCGGTGATGGATCCGTGGTTAAAAATGATTGA